One Vigna unguiculata cultivar IT97K-499-35 chromosome 7, ASM411807v1, whole genome shotgun sequence genomic region harbors:
- the LOC114190671 gene encoding albumin-2-like, whose product MSDTVYIDAALPSSKPFQVYFFMKNKYVRLYYTPGTSGDELLTPLELVSTGFPSLAGTPFAQQGIDCCFNTEGSEAYIFSGKNCAYIDYAPNSGNDKILQGPSTIAEMFPDLRNTVFAEGLDGAFRSTIDKEVYIFKGEKYTRIKYDTKLLNEDIRDITKGFTVLKGTIFENGIDACFSSNVENEVYLFKGDEYVRMKVTPHAGNDELVGNVALIVEGWPPLKGIVPVTE is encoded by the coding sequence ATGTCAGACACTGTTTATATCGATGCCGCATTGCCTTCATCAAAACCATTTCAAGTCTATTTCTTCATGAAAAACAAGTATGTGAGACTGTATTACACTCCCGGAACATCAGGTGATGAACTTCTGACTCCTCTGGAATTAGTTAGTACTGGTTTTCCATCACTTGCAGGAACGCCATTTGCACAACAAGGAATAGACTGTTGCTTTAACACTGAAGGAAGTGAAGCATATATCTTCTCCGGCAAGAACTGTGCCTACATAGACTATGCTCCAAACTCAGGAAACGACAAGATCCTTCAAGGTCCTTCCACGATTGCTGAAATGTTTCCCGACCTAAGAAACACTGTGTTTGCTGAGGGCTTGGACGGTGCATTTAGGTCAACCATAGACAAAGAAGTTTACATATTCAAGGGAGAGAAGTATACTCGCATTAAGTATGATACCAAGTTGCTTAACGAAGACATTCGTGACATCACCAAAGGTTTCACTGTTTTGAAAGGTACGATCTTTGAAAATGGAATCGATGCGTGTTTTTCTTCTAATGTGGAGAATGAAGTTTACCTTTTCAAAGGAGATGAGTATGTGCGTATGAAAGTCACTCCACATGCGGGTAATGACGAACTTGTGGGTAATGTCGCTCTTATCGTTGAAGGTTGGCCACCCCTTAAAGGAATTGTGCCAGTCACCGAATGA